The following nucleotide sequence is from Mucilaginibacter sp. cycad4.
TTTCCATGGCATACCGCAATAGTTAAACAGGTAGATGTAATGATGCCCCGGCTCATTATCAGCCCGGTAATGGCCATCGTTAAAATTATGGAGTAATTTATCGGCAAAGGCCTTTTCACCGCCCATGAGGGCTATCATGCCGGGTACGTCCTGCATAGCGCCAAAAGTATATGTCCATTTGGTGCCTTCGGTAAACCCACTATCCGGCTTGGCCGACCAACTGCCGTCGGCATTCCGTGGAGCCATAAAACCGGTTGAAGTATTGTACACGTTTTTATAGTTCTTGCTCCAGGTCATCAACTGGTTATAGTCGCTGGTTTTGCCTAAGGCCTTTGCAAGCTGGGCAACGCAATAATCGTCAATACCATACTCAACAGTGCGCGATACTGATTCTTTGGTTTTATCAACCGGAATATAGCCTAATTTATGATAATTGGTTAGCCCTCCCCTTGCTTCAAAGCTTGTCCAAAGGTCGCGGTCGCCCCATTTTTTTTGAGTATCGCCATCAGGAGCAGCAAAGGCATCCTTATGCAAGGCTTCATAAGCTAAGGCAGCATTGTAGCCCCTAAACCCTTTGATATAAGCATCGGCAATTACAGCATCGGCATGGGTACCTATCATGATATTGGTATAGGTTGGGTTTGGCCACATCGGCATCCAGCCTCCTTCCTGGTACATTTGCAGCAGCGATTTCACCATATCGTTTACACGCCCGGGCTGGGTAAGGATCAACAAAGGATGCAAAGCCCTGAAGGTGTCCCATAATGAATAATCATTGTAAGAAACACCATTGTGGATCTTATCATCAAAAGCACTATAATACCTGCCATACTCTGAAAATTCCCTTGGAAAAAGCAGGGTATGAAAGAGCGCTGTGTAAAAAATAGTTTTTTGTCCATCCGTGATATCAGCAACCTGCACTTTTTTCAATTGCTGCTGCCAGTTATCACGGGTGCTTTTCACTACCTTTTCAAAATCCCAGTCGGGGATTTCCTTTTTAAGATTGTGACGAGCCTGGTCAATACTGATGAATGAGGTTGCAACCTTAACCTTTACAACAGTACTGCCCGTTGTTTTGAATGATACATAGGCCCCCATCCGGGTACCAAATTGCTCTTTACTCCTTTTTTTTATAGTCTTATTATCCCAGGTGCCATAACTGCGGATGGGCTTATCAAACTTGATAATAAAATAGCCTTTAAAGTTTTTAAGCGCCGGCCCAAGCTGAGCCGACTGCCTGTCGGGATTGTAGCCGGTTATTTCATTATTTACGGTATCAACATGCACATATCCGCGCATTTCCTTCATTCTCACCTTAAAGTCGTTAGCCCAATCGGTAAGCGCCGGGTTTAAATTAATACCCTGAATGATAAGATGTGCCTGATCCGATTTAGGGAAAGTAAAGCGGAACATGCCACAGGTATTGACGCCGGCTATTTCGGCCTTGATGCCTGCGTTAGCACCGGCTTTTAGTTTTACTGAATAATAATAAGGTTTGGCAACCTCATCCTTATGGTCAAACAACAACTTGCGCTCTTCTGGCAGTACCCGAAGGTTGCCTATTTGGGGCATTACAGATACATAACCATAATCGCCCATCCATACGGTAGGTTGGTGCGATGCCATCAGGCCAATTACCGAGTTATCCTCATAAGTATAACTCATTTTGCTCATTTTATTTTCGCCGGTTTGGGCTACAAAATTGGTCATGGCGAACGGCACGTTTACGCATGGCATGGTGCCGCCGCCATCAAGTCCTTTGGCAAAGCCTGTTGATGCAGTACCGATGAGCGGGTTAACATAGTCAACCTCATCCTTTTTAACCTTAGTCGTTTTTTGTTGGGCGTTTGTTGTTACAGAGACCAACGAAAGCAATATCAACGGATAGATCTTCCGTTTAAATTTCGGGCAAATGTTTAAGATCATTTTTCAGATAGATTTTTAGGCTTGTTTAAACAGGCCTGGCAAATCTCTGATTTTTCAGATCATATCTGTTAAAAGCCTGGTGTTTTTTTCAGGAATAATTTCATTGATACCGGGTCACTGTCTTTCTGCTGATACAATGGCTTTGATATCGTCAGCGGATAATGCGGCTTTAAATACTTTTACCCTGTTCATATAACCATGAAACACCCGTTCCGACGGGAATTCCTCATTTCGTCCTAATGTCCATCTGTTATTTACGGACAGATCAGCGCTTACCTCTAATAGCGAGGTTCCTGACAATACACCATCGATATAAACATATAGTGTTTTGCCATTACACACACCGGCTATATGGTGCCAATGCAGTTGCCAATCAGCAGGGAGGTTTACGGTACAATCACCCCTGCCCCATCCGCCGGCAAAAAAGGTAAGGGTTTTGTTATCGGTCATTTGCAGCACGTGGTTATCGCCTTTGGTAATGATATCAACCAAGCCTTTCTCGTTACCCATTGGGTAAACCCATCCCATCATGGTAATGGATTCAGCCATTCTATCTAAAGCCGGTGAGTTTGGAACTTCCACATACGTGCTGTCACCAAACAGTAGTTTGTCATTATCGGCCATTGCTGAAGTTGAAATAATGTTACCATTATTGTTAAATCCCGAACTATCAGCTACTATTTTGCCGGGAACAATCGACCTGAAATCAAGCAATAAGGATTCCTTACCGTCATCATAAACTTTATATATAGTTTTAGCGGTATCAACCCTCAGGTACTTAAATCCTTTTTTAATGACTGTTATATTATGGCTGATGGTTTTAGCCTCACCTGCATTCAGTTTAATCTTATCTGTAAAAACAACCGAATCATTTTGAATTACGGGTATGATAAAGGTTTGCTTGAGGCCGCCTGTGTTCTTTATCTGATATTTTATTTCCTGAATGTCATTTAGCCTAATCATGGATTTTACTTCCAGCCCAGATATTTTGAAAGGATGCTCTTGAGGTTTTGCTGGCAGTTTTATATCGATTGTAAACGGAGGTGTATCACCAAGCTTCAATATTGATTTCCCAACCAGGTAAAGGCGAAATACAATGGAATCCTGAACGGTTTGCCCGGACTCCATCAAGCAATTTTTATAACCGTATGGCTTTCCATCAACCAATAATTTTACGGTTTTAATACCTTTGCTACCTGTATTTTTGAGCCTGAACTTTATTATAAGCGGCTCATCCGGCACCACACTTTTTTTATTGACTGAATAATTCACTACGCTAAAAGCAGTGTTTTTTTGTGTGGTTGAAAGTTCAATTGGATCTTTATTCGCGGGCCAGTTACCCGGCTTTTCACCCATGTCAAAAGCCATTGTGCCCCCGTTCACCAATACCGAATGCGGCAGAATTAACTGCTGCCAGGCCTTACCGTTTACCCGCAATGATTGTACATAGCTATTTTTCAAGGAGGAATTATTGCTGCTGATGATAAACTTTTTGCCGTTTGACAGATGAAGTGTTCCGGATTTAAACAACGGTGCACCAATGGCATAAAGCGGCCTGCCGGGGCATACAGGATAGATGCCCATGGCGCTGAAGATATACCAGCTGGATGTTGAACCCAGGTCATCATTACCGGGCAAACCGCCCGGTGTAGCGCTGAACCTGTTGAGCATGATATCCCTCACCCACTTTTGTGTTAACCGGGGCTTGCCGGCCTGGTTAAACAGGTAAGGCAGGTGAAATACTGTTTCATTATCAAACAAAATGGAGTTGTTACCAAGGGCAGAATCCAATCGGGCGGCGAATTGCTCGTTACCGCCTGTCATGTTAATCAGGTCTTTACCATTTTGGGGCACAAAATATGAGTATACCCATTTATCACCCTCCTTATAACCTGATGTACCAGGTTGAAGTTTAAATTCCTCGCCGTTTCGCGGGAACATGAACAATTCATCTTTATTTAAAAGATTGCGGTAGTTAATCCCTCTGCCTGCCGATAACTGGTAAGTTGATTTATCCTTCATCACTTTATCTGCAAATTGCGATAATGCCCAATCGTCATAGGCATACTCAACTGTGCGGGTGACTGATTCTTGCCGGGTAAAAGGAACGTAGCCTTTTTGATGATAAACTTCCATGTCTGACTGAACAAATGGCCCGTCGACTAAATCTTTCTTCATGGCCTCATAAGCAAGCTCTTTATCAAAACCAGTGATCCCTTTCATATATGAATCAACAATTATGGGAACAGCATGGTTACCGGTCATGCTTTCAGTTGGCAGATGCCCGCTTTGCTTGTAAACGTCCAGTATAGATAGGATTACATCCTGTTGCTTTTGCGGATAAAGCAGTGTAAGTAAAGGATGCAAAGACCTGAAAGTGTCCCACGGAGAAAAAGCTTCATACTGGTTTTGCCCCGTTTTTTGATAAACCTTGCCATCATTTCCCCTGTAGCTGCCATCCACATCGTCGGCAACCCAAGGCAGCAACAGCGAATGATAAAGCGCTGTGTAAAACACCTTCTTATTCTGTTCATTATCGTCAGTTATATCAACAACCGATAATAATTTAGCCCATTCGCTACCGGTCTTCGTCCGCACCTGATCAAAACTAAGGCTGCCTATCTCCTGATCAATATTATGTTGCGCGTTGAGATAACCAACCGATGATTTGCTTAACTTCACGGTGATCATTTTAACGCCCGTTTTAGCTTTTGGGAAGGAGAAAAGCCAGCCTCCCGTAACTTCTTTTTTATATGTGTATCCTTCGCTGAAATTTATACCCGCATTAGCGTTTGAAGTATGGATTATTTTATTTGATATGGATTGAATCTCACCTATGCCGCCTATAAAAATTTGCGGATCAGCATTGCCATCGAAAGTAAAACGGAACATACCTGTTCTTGCGGTAGTGGTAGCTTCTGCTGTAATCCGCTGATCATCAAAATAAACTTTATAGTAACCGGGCCTGGCGGTCTCCTTTTTGTGCGAAAAACGCAGGCTTGATTTACCGGTTTCAAAGTTGACATCACTATTCAGTGGCATTATAAAAAAGTAACCTGATGATCCTCCCGGAAAACCGCTCATGTGCCCCAGGCAGCTGAAATAATAAATTGAGCTATCGGCAAAATTATATCCCCTTGCTCCGGTAACCCGTGTTTCCGGGCTTAGTTGTATTGATCCTGATGGAGCAGCTGCTCCGGGATAACATCCTCCATTATTGCCCCATTTGGTAAGCACGTTACTTACAGTAGTGCCAATAAATGGGTCAACATAGCGCAAGTGGCTTATTTGTTGGGCATAGAGATTGGAGCCCAGTAGTATCAAGGCTAAGACGAAATATATTATCTTCTTCAATTGTGCAATCAATAATTTAAAACACCAATGTAGAGACGCATAATTGCGTCTCCCGCTTGCAGGGCATTTAAAATGGTATGCCGCCTCTGTATAGTCAAAGACGCAATTATGCGTCTCTACATTTATCATTATATTTTAATATAAATCTTCTTTTTATCAAGTACCCAGGCTACCAGCCAGCAAAGCATCGTATAACAAAGGGCAAATACCAGTGTGCCAAAAGCACCGGGAAATAGCTTTTGATAAAACACCTCGTTGATCCAGTCATAAAAACTGAGCTGTGGTTTGATCCAAATGGTTTGGAAAACGGTAAGCAGCAATTCCGACAGCAGGTATATTGCCAGTGAATTGCGACCGAAAACGAGAAAGAAGTTTGTCCACTTTTTCATCTTTTTTATTTCGATGGCAAATACCATGAAACCTAACAGTAAAAGATCAATACCGATAGTAAGCAAGGTAAATGAGCTTGTCCACAGTTTTTTGGCGATGGGAAAAAACTGCGCCCAGAATAGCGAGCCGGCAATCAGTAAAACACCACACATGAACAAACGCGCAACCGACTCATAATTTTTACCCTTACGCTGAATGAATGCGCCAGCGAGAAAGCCGCCAATTACATTCACAATCCCGGTCATGGTGCTCAATAAACCTTCCGGGTCGAAAGCTATGGGGCCACCTTTGTCATGATACAAATGATCGTTACCTAACAGCGCGATATCCAACCTGGTGCCGGCATTGCCAAGCATGGTATATTCTTTACCCGGTTCGCCCAAAAATATGAGGAAAGCCCAATAACCTATTAAAAGCACCACAGATATGATGACAGTCGTTTTTTGTGAGCAATAATGAACTATCAGTGCGCCGAAGAAGTAGCATAACGCTATGCGCTGTAACACCCCCATAATACGGGTATGGCTTAAAGGGTTAAATGCCCAGCCACCAGCCTCCCGGTGAAAGAAAGGGAACCAATACATGAGGTATCCCAACAGGAAAATGATAACCGTACGTTTAAAGATCTTGCCTATAAAAGCAGCATCAGTTTCAAATTTCTTTTTGGAGAAACTGAGCGCATTACCAACGGCAAATAGGAACGATGGAAAAACGAGGTCGGTAGGTGTAAAACCGATCCAGGCCGCGTGGTCAAGCGGCGACCATACGTTGGCCCCCGAACCGGGGGCATTAACGATGATCATAAAGCAAATGGTCATACCACGGAAAACATCAAGCGCGGTAAATCTTTCGGTTGTTGCAGCCATTTTTGCAATTATATTAATTAAGGGGTATTGAAATTTTATTGATTAAACGGCCTGCGGCCTCTTCGGCTACAATGCGGGTTTTATTGATACTGCTACCGTCTTCATCATAAACCACCAGTTGATTTATGCCTGACTTGAGCCAGCATTCAGGGATATAAAGACTTTTAATATCCAGCTTTTCCGGGTATCGCCCCAGGTTATGCCCATTAACCCAAACAGAACCGTGACCTAATCCTACCGGATCAAAACGCCAGATGAATGTACTACCTGGTAATTGAGGTACGCTGAAAGTGGTGCGATAAAAGGCCGGCACACTGTTCGTTTGTTTAGCTACATCCAGCTTTGCCCAGCCTTGAACCGCTTGAGCATCGCCTGGACCGCCCTTCAATTGCCAGCCGGTCACGGCTGTAGCATCTCCGATGGCATTAATTTTTACAGGTTGATCGATACCACCCTCGTTCGAGTAATTTTCGATAAAAACAGAAAGATCGATCGGGCGCCTTAAAGCTTCCGCATCCGTAATATTCACCTCGAAAGGCTGGTTCCAGCCATCATGATGGGCTACCTGTTTACCGTTAATAAATACGGTTGCATTTTCGTCAACACTTTTAAACAAAATGGTTATTTTAGATGTACCTGCTTGTTGCTGCGGAATGGTTGTATGGAACCAGGCATAGCCCTCTTTCAGGTTAAAAACATCAGCACCTATTTTATATTTTTTATATGCCGAGGCATCAAACGCAGGCGGCCCTTGTTTTACATCTTCCTTTTTTGCGGCTTTCGTAACATACCAGTTTTCAAGCTCGGTAATAAACGGCCCTCCCTTTTTGATCAGCGCATTGCCGAAAAGCCCTTTGCTATCCACTTCATCTATTGGGCCAAGGTAGGCGGCCAGCTTATCACGGCCATCATGCGCAGCAAAGACGGCAAGTGTATGCTTCCCTTGTTTAAGATCGAGGGATAACTCATTGTCGTTTAGTTTCCATTTTGCAGCCGGCTTGCCGTCGATAAACGCTTGGCCCCTACCGCCGCCTTTTACTTGCAGGGTATATTTTCCGTTTGATGGTATATCTAATGTAGTCCGGTACCACGCATCGGCAGTAATATCGCCATCCGCGCCCATAGGCTGCGGGGCTTTTGATTTGAGCCATGTACTTGTGTTTACGTTCGATGCCGCGCCAACTGCCGCGTTTTTATATTGCCAATTAGATAAATTGATGGTTTGCTGCTGACTGCCCTTTTTGGCATCGATATTAAAATCAATCTCTTTGTTATCAGTATATAAAATTGCTTTTTGAGCTGCATTTGAGGATAAAGGCGTTTCTGCAGTGATTTTAAATTGACCATTTTTAACCGAGGCATCACCAACATAGTTCAGCCCGGTAGTGATATAGTTTTTGCCTTCAGTTTCGATGATCCATGTTTTGTCGGTTAAAGTCCGGTTCATGGCCAAAACCCTGATGGTCTGCGAGCCGGAGGTAAAGGTAAATTCCACAGGTGCATCCGCGGCAACAGGCATTTTCTCATCAATCAACACATCATTATTACCAACTTTTACGGTAGTTGGTTTTGACAAAGCTTTATCTTTTGTATTGAACCGAAGCAACAGCGGATCGCCGGGTTCAGCGTCAACAATTATCGTAGTAGTGTTAGCTTGTTTAACTATTCCGAATACACGTGTAAACGCCCAATCAAGCATAACATCATCATTGAGTTTATAATTATGCACTAAAGGGTAGATCTCCTTAGATTGAACGTTGATGGTTTTACCCGCAAGCAGATCTTCAGCACCCTTGATATTTAATGATGCGCTTACTTTAAAAGCACCCGGATTATCTAAAAATATCAGATCACCGGCCGGGCTTGTGCGTGCAGATATTTTCAGGGCAGTATCCGCAACTATATCCTTGTAAGCTGTCGATACGCTTCCGCTGTTCTCCAATACCTCCTGAAAGCTACGCGAAAACCAGGCAGCACGTTTAAAAGTGTAATAGATGGGCCTTAAATCGCCGGCCTGGCCTATGGCTGTACCATAATCATATGAAGCAGCATCTTCATCATTATTGGTATAACCAAAGTTTGAGCCACCATGCGCCATGTAATAGTTATAGCCATTGCCGCCATGGGCAATGATTTTCCAGGTACGTCTGTCGTAAAGACCGGCATCACCTGGCTTAGCGCCATATTGCGAATACCAAACGGCCCAAAACTCGGTAGAGAACCATGGGTTTGGCCGTTTATCGTCATCAAGTTTATCATCGCCAGCAGGGTCACTGGCATGGTGTAAACCGCTGAAAAAATAGGGCACTTGCATACCCATTTGCAATGCTTTTGATTGCAGATGTTTAAAATAGCCATCGGGCATAATAGTGCCCCAGCCGCTGGGATGCTCGTTTTCAAGCTGAACCAGTATTACGGCGCCACCTTTATTGATTTGCCTTTGGAATACTACCGGCAAAAGATGATCAAAAAAGTGGTCGACATATTTCTCAAAAGGTTTGTTGTCTTCGCGTACGTGCAAGCCCTTTTTAAATTTAAGCCATATTGGGTAGCCCCCGTTATCCCATTCGGCACAGTAATACGGGCCAACGCGCACAATGGCGTACATACCTAAATCTTTAACTATGTCGAGGAATTTTCCAAGGTCATGGTCGCCGGTGAAATTAAATTTACCTTCGTGCTCTTCATGAAAGTTCCAGATAGTGTAGATCTCAATGCAATTAAAACCAGCTCTTTTGATCTTCAATAATCTATCATACCAAAGCTCGTGTGGGATACGGGCATATTCCAGCCCGGCTGATACAATGAATGTGCGTTTACCATTCACCATAAAACCTTTGCTGTCAAAATCTATGTAGGGTTTGGCAACTGCCGAGGCCGGGAAAATATGGTCGTTAGCGCTTTGACTGTGTACTTTAGTAAAGGCGCTTAACAGTAAGATAACTGTTAGTATATAGTGATGGAGCTTCATTTGTATATTGTAATCCCGTCTTATTAATATTTAGGCGTCATTGCGAGGAACGAAGCAATCCCCTATTTGCAGAGCCACCCTGTATAGTTTGGGATTGCTTCGTTCCTCGCAATGACGTTTTTTAGTTATACTACTTTTATCAAACCATTTTCAACCAACTTTTTATTTCGTTTGCGAAATCACCGCATTATACTTCACATACAATTGCTTTGATTTTTCAACGGCATCGCCTTTAGCAACATCAGTGTAAGCATTGTCATGCTTATTTACCCATTGCCACTCCCAATCTTTCACTTGCTTGTCAAAGGCATCGGCATTAAAATCGGTTTGGGTTGATAACGCTTTATCCAGCTGATTAAAGAACATTGCCCATCGTGGTTTATAATAACCTTTTATTAAACCAGCCCATTGGCGGTTGGAGTATTCTCTTAAGCCGCTTTCCTTATCGCCCCAAAGGGTAACCAGGTCGCGGGCGTTAAATTCGTACAGGTTTTTCTCTTTGTCGGTGATACCATTAGCCCTTGCTTCGTTGATCCATTTCCCTAACAGGAAATCTTTTCGGGTGCTTAACAAAGCATCCATATCGTCCATCAGCTCCAAAAACTGGCCGCTGTATAGTTTAAATTGCTGTTGATCTTTATTTTGATAAGCCTGCGCCATTTTCTGTTGCAGCGGACTTGCATAGTTGGCCAGTACCTGCCGGGTTACATCAACCAGATCGTACCGGAAACCGTCGCTTTGTTTCAGGCTATCGGCAGCGTTTATGAGCAAGCCCCATGCTTTAACTAATTGCATAGGATCATAATCCAACTTGGTTAATACCCTATCGATGTATTTCTTCATTGTCGGCCTTGCCACGATGATCGATTCAGGGCCCCCTTCTGTTAAGCCGCCTGAATAAACGGAATTTAACAGGATGTGCCATGCCTCACCGGCCTGGGTGTTTACCTGCCCGTAACGGCGTTGAGCATAGTTTGTAACCCATTTATCGGCATCTATCGGGGTATCGCGCCAAACGTTTTCGAGCATCAGGGCAAACAGCGCCGGGTTTTGTTCAATACCTTCGGGCGTAACACCAATGCCACGCATATTTTTTGATTCGGGGTCATGCTGGGCAATGGCCGGATCAGCGGCTACATGGCGCATGCGACCAAACAGGCTGATATTGCCGCCAAAGTTTTGCAGCATGCTCCAGATCCATGGTTTACCATAGTAAGCTTCAGTACGGTTCCAAACCGGGTGGGCATCGCTGTACAGGTCAAGCACGATCATTTGTTCATTAGGCACCGCGTTAAGCAAGGCCTTGATCTGCTGCGGTTGCCAGAATTTGTTATTATAGTGAAACATCCAGCCCTGCATTACCCAAATAGCTTTCGGATCGGCAGCGGCCATGGAGTTGAATACCTTTTTACTCATGCCATCAAGGTAGGTTGAATCATTGGTTGGCGGCACGTTTTCGTTAAAAGTATCGGCAGAGTACAGGTGGTCCGTACCAAATTCTTTGGTCTGCGCTTCAATATATTTTTTGCCGATGCTTTCAAACATCGGGTCGTCGGGGTCAAGGATATAAACATCGGGAAACCCGGCATCCCAGTTGGTTTTTTTTACCTTGGCACCGGGGAATTTATCTTTAAATGATGGCGGCACGTGGCCGGTGAATGACGATAATACGGGCGTCATCCCGAAAGAGCGTTCACGCTCCAAAATCTTTTTTTGCAATGCCTTGTGCGAGTCCATCCAGTGCTGTGGCAGCGGACCACCCCATGCATCAATGTTACCCATCCAAAACCAGGAAAAATAAGCCGGACCGCTAAAAAACTCGTCCAGTTGTTTATCGGTAAAGCCCATGTCTTTATAAACTGATTGCCAAACAGCTTCCTCGCCGGTTATAGCCAGCGGCAGGTTAATACCGTTTAGGGCCATCCAGTCAATTTCTTTTTGCCAGCGGTCCCAATCCCACCAGGCCATGGTATAGTTAAAAGTACAGTAGTTTAAATAGTAGCGGTACTGGTAAGGCGTTGTTTTATGGATGGTCCCTTTAACAGCAGGCAGGGTTGCTGGCAAATTAAGGTTGGTGCCATTCCAGCCGATATCGCAAAAACAATAAGTTTTCAGATAGTAGTTTAATGCCGATGCTATTGACAGGCCGTTATTACCCCTGAGCACTATTTTACCATTGCGGCTTTCCAGCTCAAATACATCTTTGCCGTTTTGTTGCGGGATAACCTCAACAGTAAACAAATTACTTTTACCGGGAATTACCCTTTCAATAAAATCATAAGAGGCTTTTTGATCAACCTGGGCACCGGCTTTAAGGCCGAATGAAATAATAGCAGCTAAAACAAGTAAACACTTTCTCATCAACAAATAATTAAACGCTGGAAATAAATACCGGCAACAGGGGTTCTCCCTGTCGCCGGTATGAGGATATTATTATTTAAAATTAGGGTTCTGTACCAACACGCCTTTACTCTTATCAATCTCAACCTGAGGGATAGGGAAGTAATAGTTTTTAGGACGCACAA
It contains:
- a CDS encoding alpha-N-acetylglucosaminidase, which gives rise to MRKCLLVLAAIISFGLKAGAQVDQKASYDFIERVIPGKSNLFTVEVIPQQNGKDVFELESRNGKIVLRGNNGLSIASALNYYLKTYCFCDIGWNGTNLNLPATLPAVKGTIHKTTPYQYRYYLNYCTFNYTMAWWDWDRWQKEIDWMALNGINLPLAITGEEAVWQSVYKDMGFTDKQLDEFFSGPAYFSWFWMGNIDAWGGPLPQHWMDSHKALQKKILERERSFGMTPVLSSFTGHVPPSFKDKFPGAKVKKTNWDAGFPDVYILDPDDPMFESIGKKYIEAQTKEFGTDHLYSADTFNENVPPTNDSTYLDGMSKKVFNSMAAADPKAIWVMQGWMFHYNNKFWQPQQIKALLNAVPNEQMIVLDLYSDAHPVWNRTEAYYGKPWIWSMLQNFGGNISLFGRMRHVAADPAIAQHDPESKNMRGIGVTPEGIEQNPALFALMLENVWRDTPIDADKWVTNYAQRRYGQVNTQAGEAWHILLNSVYSGGLTEGGPESIIVARPTMKKYIDRVLTKLDYDPMQLVKAWGLLINAADSLKQSDGFRYDLVDVTRQVLANYASPLQQKMAQAYQNKDQQQFKLYSGQFLELMDDMDALLSTRKDFLLGKWINEARANGITDKEKNLYEFNARDLVTLWGDKESGLREYSNRQWAGLIKGYYKPRWAMFFNQLDKALSTQTDFNADAFDKQVKDWEWQWVNKHDNAYTDVAKGDAVEKSKQLYVKYNAVISQTK